Proteins from a single region of Centropristis striata isolate RG_2023a ecotype Rhode Island chromosome 9, C.striata_1.0, whole genome shotgun sequence:
- the LOC131978210 gene encoding sterile alpha motif domain-containing protein 9-like codes for MTSAKPTSLPFQKWTEKDVHRWLMTEVKVHETCADKFCEEEVSGDILVVYNKADILDLGIKHGPAVKITSHLQSLREGSEHISQFPSYVENWTKEQVKQWLLQHVKAYSKYAERLHEEDVSGDCLVCFKKEDFLDLEVKRGPAVKILAELRQLKKKPEPTLQPIPDTSTDQKEAPNPTQHELSLARATATKQPETQSKIEADNMVESKSEKPQLPFKKASKEEIQQPKPKDLGARRKETATVLPDFTKITVEIKKILDNLSKNDLKLFHFYEYNKSTDRSIPKGKLDGKDTMDTAQLMTGHYGSKALQVTQDNLKEINQRQLAYELENKMGQQKKQCLPKDILKKEANQGDKLKNLLTCGGNSLDNYDRFVVVVNKSCPEQVQYLEFLNKMKLFCVLDFDPSSVAPGGLCHSYKESRVANLHNPSQYHGETDSIIKNLNLYKQTSWVFCNGRHDLDNDSNKELDYNNWLRKSCRDVEQLVSFICNPEVLLRGRSLIIFLLLSPVDTETNPIFDVYKSFIKQTEEERIISVCESQSIYEKWRELTQEKCGSNIDPRSIYELTLSEVNGTVMALGPFNPSSGRLLPSSDSSFVVLKQKDEDLMPALEIVCLNQCENTYDENSQEFHDFRMKVEEEFYRGRTVNWWNFYVCDKDKEKLFVKRDKYKDVKKMIRFQLRNSNMCVLLNLFHHPGCGGTTLAMHVMWDLRREFRCAVLKDKTLPKSEVAIQVNNLMKLESERPSPVLLLVDDSKETGDAYDLVNSIRQTVEDYSNTTVDDAQNCKVIILNCVRSHSPREQYMRHNPSQFITASLSPDEQNHFEKKLGELKETHEKPENFYSFMIMKSNFDEKYVNDLACNTLENFDFSQKEAQLFAFLALLNTYVAESEISLSLCKDFLGMKMIQWIEDNVMDRMKPYSNFLIMETVEEWGGYKGIRILHHSIASACLKELERSFYLKVSDITMAILYLDLFFSVQVVKHRFMLSIQQMLIERQRRKDGDERELFSPLIGKIHSQQGRKTVEEIFVKASSRFVTSASIPQALARYLYINEHDYPEALKWAEKAKTIKKNPYTCDTIGQIHKSNLKSNINREKQETSCNPDNLNTNIKIADNAIKAFKRAQELADEQDEPEEDTADDESDDFPRKSYNVFGYVSMLEIAFLVFEILSRLPFFEESEPMKKRYLMSFLENKMEITNVHKEDNEINNRYTEIIKEHAQFLPNLKTEAKETFDHLNGYFTFLKGNNSEFDSKNHRTVCGLFKKYVALFCTSPEENKKERQSNTNLNLEIDIQEKRLFLEEKQADTFAGILQHIDKPAEEIERITECYAFLQRQQQQLINKKQKTRETINYILSNIVLYLLKPKSNYVKSQKHLSDLLSKTLQDVGLGYPFPDPYYLALLLLWPSPTQENTDVGTYVTAIRNSSRKHLSKLLRKRSTIAHFYLGKGEGLNRFVSKPKLDETFLPKMPRGILAQLWWNGDIFKEQRITSRLHRVSGFTLEGQLFANYGKLKIPVRPALIGKIRQGFSTEKVSFYLGFAINGLLAYDIQYEN; via the exons atgacatcagCAAAGCCAACATCTCTGCCCtttcaaaaatggacagagAAAGACGTCCACCGGTGGCTAATGACAGAGGTCAAAGTTCATGAGACTTGTGCAGACAAATTCTGTGAAGAGGAAGTGTCTGGAGATATTTTAGTTGTCTATAATAAGGCAGATATATTGGACTTGGGAATAAAACATGGTCCTGCTGTAAAAATCACATCTCATCTCCAAAGTCTGAGAGAAGGATCAGAACATATATCACAGTTCCCTTCATATGTAGAAAACTGGACAAAGGAGCAAGTGAAGCAGTGGTTACTGCAACATGTGAAGGCATACAGCAAATATGCAGAACGGCTCCATGAGGAAGACGTATCTGGAGATTGTCTTGTTTGCTTCAAGAAGGAGGACTTTCTGGACCTGGAAGTCAAACGCGGTCCAGCTGTAAAGATTCTTGCAGAGCTCCGTCAGCTGAAAAAGAAACCAGAACCGACTCTGCAACCTATCCCTGACACCAGCACTGACCAAAAGGAAGCTCCAAACCCCACTCAGCATGAACTGAGCCTAGCTCGGGCCACAGCAACCAAACAAccagaaacacaaagcaaaattGAAGCAGACAACATGGTGGAAAGTAAATCTGAGAAGCCTCAGCTACCATTCAAGAAAGCTTCAAAGGAGGAAATTCAGCAGCCAAAGCCCAAAGACTTGGGGGCCAGGAGAAAAGAAACT GCCACAGTCCTACCGGACTTCACCAAGATCACTGTGGAGATCAAGAAAATTCTAGACAACCTTtcaaaaaatgacctaaaactATTTCATTTCTATGAATACAATAAATCCACGGATAGATCGATTCCTAAAGGTAAACTGGATGGCAAGGACACAATGGACACCGCTCAATTAATGACTGGCCACTATGGAAGCAAGGCTTTACAAGTCACACAAGACAATCTAAAGGAAATCAATCAGCGTCAACTGGCTTATGAGCTGGAAAACAAGATGG GTCAACAGAAGAAGCAGTGCCTGCCAAAAGACATACTGAAGAAAGAAGCTAACCAGGGTGACAAACTTAAGAATTTGTTAACGTGTGGTGGGAACTCACTGGACAACTATgacagatttgttgttgttgtgaacaAGAGCTGTCCAGAACAAGTGCAGTATCTAGAGTTCTTGAATAAGATGAAACTGTTCTGTGTGTTAGACTTTGACCCCAGCTCTGTTGCTCCTGGTGGACTGTGTCATTCCTACAAAGAGTCAAGAGTGGCCAATCTGCATAACCCATCACAGTATCATGGAGAGACTGACTCCATTATAAAGAACCTTAACCTCTACAAGCAGACTAGCTGGGTCTTCTGCAACGGCAGACATGACCTTGACAACGACTCTAACAAGGAGTTAGACTATAATAACTGGTTAAGAAAATCTTGTAGAGATGTAGAGCAGTTGGTTTCATTCATTTGCAACCCTGAAGTTCTCCTCCGTGGAAGAAGTCTCATAATATTCCTCCTACTTTCACCTGTAGACACTGAGACAAACCCAATCTTTGATGTTTACAAGTCTttcataaaacaaactgaagagGAACGCATCATCTCTGTTTGTGAATCTCAGAGCATATATGAGAAATGGAGGGAGTTAACACAAGAAAAGTGTGGCTCTAACATTGACCCACGATCCATATATGAACTGACCCTCAGCGAGGTCAACGGCACAGTAATGGCACTGGGACCATTCAATCCATCATCTGGAAGGCTACTACCCTCTTCTGACTCCAGTTTTGTTGTTCTAAAGCAGAAGGATGAAGATTTAATGCCTGCTCTGGAAATTGTATGTCTGAATCAGTGTGAAAACACCTATGATGAAAACAGTCAAGAGTTTCATGACTTCAGGATGAAAGTTGAGGAGGAATTCTACAGAGGACGCACAGTCAACTGGTGGAACTTCTACGTCTgtgacaaagacaaagaaaagctaTTTGTCAAACGGGACAAGTATAAAGATGTTAAAAAGATGATCAGATTTCAGTTGAGGAATTCAAACATGTGTGTTCTGCTAAATCTGTTCCACCATCCTGGCTGTGGTGGCACCACCTTAGCAATGCATGTTATGTGGGATCTCCGTCGAGAGTTCAGATGTGCTGTGCTGAAAGACAAAACACTGCCCAAATCAGAAGTTGCAATCCAAGTTAATAACCTCATGAAGCTTGAAAGTGAGAGACCATCTCCAGTTTTGCTGTTAGTTGATGACTCAAAGGAAACAGGGGATGCTTATGATCTTGTAAACAGCATTCGTCAAACTGTAGAGGATTACTCTAACACAACGGTGGATGATGCACAAAACTGCAAAGTCATCATCCTGAACTGCGTCCGTTCCCACAGCCCCAGGGAACAGTACATGCGACACAATCCAAGTCAGTTCATTACTGCTTCACTGAGTCCAGATGAACAaaatcattttgagaaaaaactcGGAGAGCTCAAAGAAACTCATGAAAAACCTGAAAACTTTTACAGCTTCATGATCATGAAGAGCAATTTTGATGAAAAATACGTCAATGATCTTGCTTGTAACACACTGGAGAACTTTGATTTCAGCCAAAAGGAGGCCCAACTGTTTGCCTTCCTGGCATTACTGAACACCTACGTGGCAGAATCTgaaatctctctctcactctgtaaAGATTTTTTGGGGATGAAAATGATACAATGGATAGAGGACAATGTAATGGACAGAATGAAGCCATATTCAAACTTTCTCATCATGGAAACAGTTGAAGAATGGGGAGGATACAAAGGAATCAGAATCCTTCATCACTCCATAGCATCTGCATGTCTGAAAGAGTTGGAGCGAAGCTTCTATTTAAAAGTGAGTGATATCACTATGGCAATTCTTTACCTTGATCTGTTCTTCAGTGTTCAAGTTGTCAAACACAGATTCATGCTCTCAATTCAACAAATGTTGATTGAAAGGCAGCGCAGGAAAGATGGAGATGAGAGAGAACTATTTTCTCCACTCATAGGCAAAATCCACAGCCAGCAAGGAAGAAAAACTGTCGAAGAAATCTTTGTGAAAGCATCATCCAGGTTTGTGACAAGTGCATCTATTCCTCAGGCACTGGCAAGATATTTGTACATCAATGAGCATGACTATCCAGAGGCTCTAAAATGGGCTGAAAAGGCCAAAACCATAAAAAAGAACCCATACACATGTGACACGATTGGGCAAATTCATAAAAGCAATTTAAAATCCAACatcaacagagaaaagcaggagaCGTCATGCAATCCAGACAACTTgaacacaaacattaaaatcGCGGATAATGCTATCAAAGCATTCAAAAGGGCTCAAGAGCTGGCCGATGAACAGGATGAACCTGAGGAAGACACTGCTGATGATGAGTCAGATGACTTTCCGAGAAAGTCATATAATGTTTTTGGCTATGTGAGCATGCTGGAAATAGCTTTCCTCGTCTTTGAGATACTGAGCAGATTGCCATTCTTTGAGGAAAGTGAACCAATGAAGAAGAGGTACTTGATGAGTTTCCTGGAAAACAAAATGGAAATCACCAATGTGCATAAAGAGGACAATGAGATCAACAACAGATACACAGAGATCATCAAGGAACATGCACAGTTTCTCCCCAATTTGAAAACTGAAGCAAAAGAAACATTTGACCATCTTAACGGTTACTTTACATTTTTGAAAGGGAACAATTCAGAATTTGATTCAAAGAATCATCGGACTGTCTGTGGTCTTTTCAAAAAGTATGTGGCTCTTTTTTGCACTTCAccagaggaaaataaaaaagaacgaCAAAGCAATACTAATCTCAATTTGGAAATTGATATTCAAGAAAAAAGATTGTTTCTTGAAGAGAAACAAGCAGATACATTCGCAGGGATTCTTCAGCATATAGACAAACCTGCTGAAGAGATTGAGAGGATCACAGAATGCTATGCATTCTTacagagacaacaacaacagctcatcaacaaaaaacagaagacaaGAGAAACGATCAATTACATTCTGTCAAACATAGTTCTTTACCTTTTGAAACCAAAATCTAATTATGTAAAGAGCCAGAAACACCTCTCTGATCTACTGTCGAAAACTCTACAAGATGTAGGACTTGGGTATCCCTTCCCGGACCCATACTACCTGGCTCTGCTGTTACTCTGGCCAAGTCCAACTCAGGAAAACACAGATGTTGGGACATATGTTACTGCCATTCGAAACTCATCCCGCAAACATCTGTCAAAATTGCTTCGAAAGAGGAGCACTATTGCCCACTTCTACTTAGGAAAGGGAGAAGGACTTAATAGGTTTGTTTCTAAACCTAAACTGGATGAGACTTTTCTGCCTAAAATGCCTCGTGGTATCTTGGCACAGCTGTGGTGGAATGGAGACATATTTAAGGAACAAAGAATCACCAGCCGCCTTCATCGAGTCAGTGGATTCACACTCGAAGGACAGCTGTTTGCCAATTATGGCAAACTGAAAATCCCTGTGCGTCCTGCTCTTATTGGTAAAATACGACAGGGTTTCAGTACAGAAAAGGTTTCCTTCTACCTTGGTTTTGCAATCAATGGACTCCTTGCATATGACATCCAGTATGAAAACTAG